CCACGGCCAAATCCTGGAGCAGCAGGATTGCGAAGGCCACGCGGCCGTGCCGGGTCGGCAATTCGCCGCGTTCCACCAGGATCTGCAGCACGATGGCGGTGGACGAGAGCGCCAGGCCGCCGGCCAGGATCGCCGCCGCCTCGCGCGGCTGGCCCAGCCAGCGGGCGGCGAAATAGAACAGCGCCGCGGTGACGACGACCTGGAGCGTTCCCAGACCGAAGACGTGGAATCGGATCGCCTTCAGCCGCTCGATCGACAGTTCGAGCCCGATGGTGAAGAGGAGGAATACGACTCCGAAGTTGGCCAGCACGGTCATGCCGGAAACGTCGGAGACGATCGCCAGCCCGGCCGGGCCGATCAGCATTCCCGCCACGAGATATCCCAGCACCGGGCTGGAGCGCAGCCGCTGGAAGATCGGCACCACCAGGATGGCGGCGGCGAGGACGATCAGGACATCGTGAAGGTCTTGGGTGGCGTGCATGCGCGGCTCTGCAGGAGGGGCTTTTCAGGCGGGCGGTTCACTCGCCCCGGACTTCCTCCACCATATCGACCAGCCGCGAATAATCCTTAACGACGAGCGCATGGCTGCGTCGCTCGACGATCCCGCTGCGGGCGAGGTCGCTGAGCACGCGGGCGACCGTCTCCCGGGTCGTGCTGACCCGGCTCGCGATGTCGCCATGGACGGGAATCGGGGAGATCTCCGCGGTGTTGTCGGGTTTCAGCCCGGGCTTGGCAAGGCGGACCAATTCGGCATGGACCCGGTTGTTGGCCCCGAGCGTGCTAAGATCCATGATCCGGCCGGTGGCGCTTCGGATGACCGCGGCCATCCGCTGCATCAGCATCAGCGCCACCTTGGGATGGGTCGTCACGATCTCCTGGAACAGGCGGGGCGGGACGAAGGCGATCAGCGTGTCGGTCAGCGCCACCACGGTCGCGGACCGCGGGTCGCCGTCCAGGGCCGAAAGCTCGCCCATGTAACCCCCGGCGGAAACGTCGTCGAAGCTGATCTCCCGCCCGGACAAGGAAAACATCACGACGCGCACCCGGCCTTCGACCACCAGGCAGGCGTCCCTCGTCCCGCTGAGATGGTCGATGATCTGCTCGTCCGCCTTGTAGCGGCGCCAGCTGCACTGGCGGACGATGGCGGCGCGTTCTTCCGGCGTCAGGGACGCGAGCAGATCGATCCGGTCTAGCGAGGCGGCCTGCACTTCCGACACGGTTGGATACTCCAGCAAGCAAGGGGCCTGATCGAACGAGGCGGCGAACGAGGAGAGAAGGCTTGGCCGAGGATAGCCCACGGTGGTTTCGCCCGCGACCCCTCCTGAGGCTCTCCACCCGATCCGAAATCGTTTCGCACAGGCGAAATGACGTATTGTATGCTTTCAGATAGAACCGATTTCAGTAGGAGCGGCCGACAAGGCCCAACAAGTCATTGTGCCCCCGCCGGCTTCGGCCCATCATCAACCAGCGTGTCAGCCCAGGTTCCGCCCGTGCTCCCCCAAGAAGATCCCGACCAGCCCGCATCCTCTCCAGCATCTCCGGCCATGGGCGGCAAGCCCCTGCGGATCGGCCTGATGGGTCGGCTCCGGGCTTATTTCCTGGCAGGCATCCTGGTGACCGCGCCGGTCGCCATCACGCTCTATCTCGCCTGGGCGGTGATCAACCTGATCGATACCGCCGTGTCCCAGCTCCTTCCGGCGCAGTACAATCCGGAAAACTACCTGCCGTTCAGCATCCCCGGCCTGGGCGTGGTGATCGTCATCATGGCCCTCACGCTGACGGGCGCGCTGACGGCCGGTGTCATCGGCAGGCTGGTGGTCCGCGCCGGCGAGGCGGTGCTGGCCCGCATGCCGGTGGTGCGCAGCGTCTACGGCGCCACGAAGCAGATCCTGGAGACCGTGCTGGCCAACCAGTCGGCCGCCTTCCGGGAGGTCGTCCTGATAGAATATCCGAGGCGCGGGATCTGGACCCTGGGCTTCATCACCGGGCATACCCAGGGCGAGGTCCAGGACCTCACGGTGGACGACGTGGTGAACGTCTTCATCCCGACCACGCCGAACCCGACCTCGGGCTTCCTGCTGTTCGTTCCCCGCTCCGACCTGCACGTGCTGGAGATGACCGTGGAGGAGGGTATCAAGATGGTCGTCTCCGGCGGGATCGTCACGCCGCCGGACCGGCGCCCGGTCGCGCGGCGCGGCGACGTGGGGGAGCACGCCCGGGTGCCTGAAACCGTCGACTAGGGCGGCGGAAGTCCGGATGCCTCGATCTCCCCGGGGCCGCTTGAGGGACTTGGGTGTTAAGGCTGGAGCTATCCCGTTTCCGGTTCGGCCGGGCAAACCCACCGAGTGCCGCGTTCCCCTCCCATGTCCGAAGCCACACGCCAAACGTCCGGCGCCAAGACGCAGGATGCCAAGTCCAAGTCCGGATCGCCGTCCGGGCAGGCTGACCAGTCCCGGCTGGGCCGCCGCCTGAGCCTGTCGATCCCGACGCGGAAGCTGCGCAACAGCGAACTCGTCCTGATCCTGGTCAGCGGCCTGCTGGGCGGCGTGGTCGGTTTCGGGGTCATGCTGCTCCATGATTTCGTCGGATTCCTGCATCACCTGGTCTTCGACCTCGAAGAGGGGCGCTATCTGAGCGAGGGTGTCGGCATCGCTCCCGCCACCATGCTGCTGGTCCCCGCCCTGGGGGGTCTGCTGGTCGGGACCCTGATGTTCTTCGTACGCCGCTGGCGTCCCGGCGAAATCGTCGACCCGATCGAGGCGAACGCCCTGTTCGGCGGCAAGATGTCGTTGGTCGACAGCTTCCGCCTGACCGTCTCGACCCTGATCTCCAACGGCTGCGGGGCGTCGGTCGGCATGGAGGCGGCCTATACCCAGACCGGCTCGGGGCTTTCGTCCACGGTCGGGCAGGTGATGCGGCTGCGCCGGGGCGACTTGCGCATCCTGACCGGCTGCGGCGCCGCGGCGGCGATCGCCGCCGCGTTCAACGCTCCCCTGGCCGGCGCCTTCTACGCGTTCGAACTGGTGATCGGAAGCTATACCCTGGCGGCCCTGGCCCCCGTCGCGGTCGCCGCCGTCACGGCGACGCTGGTCGCGCGGATGACCCTCGGGGTTGCCCCGATCTTCACGGTCGATGTCACCCGGATCGGCGTGGAGGCGTTCGACTACGCCGCCTTCGCTCTGGTCGGGTTCGCCTCCGGCTGGCTCGGCATCCTGACCATGCAGGCGGTCACCGTCTCCGAACGGCTGTTCCGGATGATGGCGCCCCAGATCTGGCTGCGCCCGGCGGTCGGCGGGTTCTGCGTCGGCCTGCTCGCCATCGCGGTTCCGCAGGTGCTGGGCAGCGGCCACGGCGCCCTACAATTGAGCCTGGACGGCCAGATCGCCCTGCCGGTTCTGCTGGCGCTGCTGTCGGCGAAGATCCTGGCATCCGCCATATCCCTCGGGTCGGGGTTCCGCGGCGGGCTGTTCAGTTCGTCGCTGTTCCTGGGCAGCCTGTTCGGCGGCGTCCTGGCCGAGGTGACCATGAGCCTGTATCCCCAGCTGACGGTCAGCGATACCGCCTTCATGCTGGTCGGCATGGGATCGGTGGCGGCGGCGATCATCGGCGCGCCGATCACCATGGTCATGCTGGTGCTGGAGATCACCGCCGACTTTCCGGCGACGCTGGGCGTGCTGACGGGCGTGGTGGTCTCCAGCGTGGTGGTCCGCAAGGCGTTCGGATACTCCTTCGCGACCTGGCGCTTCCACCTGCGCGGCGTGCCGATCCGCGGCGCCCACGATGTCGGCTGGATCGAGGACCTGACCGTCGGCCGGCTGATGCGGCGCGACCAGAAGATCGTCACCGAGGACATGAAGGTCGCGGCGCTGCGCCGGATCTATCCGCTGGGCAGCGTCAAGCAGGTCTTCGTCGTGGACGAGTCGGGCCAGTACATGGGGCTGGTCGACATGGCCGCGGTCCACAACCCGGACCTGGACGAGCGGGCGGAGGATGTCCAGATATCGGAGCTTGCCCGGAACATCCGCTATTTCCTGCTGCCCCGGACCAATGTCCGGACCGCCCTGAAGCATTTCAGCGAGGCGGAGGAGGAGACCCTTCCCGTGCTGGACGGACCGACCACCCGCAAGATCGCCGGCTACCTGACGGAGGCCTATGCGCTGCGCCGCTACAACCAGGAACTGGAGAAGCAGCGCAGCGACGAGCTGGGCATGAAGAACCTGTACGGCGCGGACTGATCGAATTCATCCCGACCTGAGATACTTCACCGCCTGGTCCCGCTCGAACAGGTAGAGCAGCACGCGGAGCGCCTTGCCGCGCTCGGTCTGCAGCTCCGGGTCCCGCTCCAGGATCAAGCGGGCATCGTCGCGGGCGACCGCCAGCAGGTCGCCATGGACGGCGAGGTCGGCCATGCGGAATTCCGGCAGGCCGCTCTGCCGCGTGCCGAGCACCTCGCCGGCGCCGCGCAGGCGCAGGTCCTCCTCCGCGATCAGGAAACCGTCCTCGGTCTCCTTCATGATCGTCAGCCGCGCCTTGGAGGTCTGGCTGAGGGGGGTGTCGTAGAGCAGCAGGCAGGTCGAGGCGGCGGTGCCCCGGCCGATCCGTCCCCGGAGCTGGTGGAGCTGGGCGAGGCCGAACCGCTCGGCATGCTCGATCACCATGACGGAGGCCTCCGGCACGTTGACCCCGACCTCGATCACTGTCGTCGCCACCAGCACGTCCAGGTCGCCGCCCGCGAAGGCGGCCATGACGGCGTCCTTCTCAGTCGGCTTCATCTTGCCGTGGACCAGCCCGACCCGCTCGCCGATCTCCGCCCGCAGCAGCGCGTGGCGATCGGTCGCGGCGGCGAGGTCGACCAGCTCCGACTCCTCCACCAGCGGGCAGACCCAGTAGACCCGTGCGCCCTCGGCGATCTTGCGGCGGACGCCGGCGATGACCTCCTCCAGCCGGTCGATCGGGATCGTGATGGTGGTGACCGGCTTGCGGCCGGGCGGCTTCTCGGTCAGGCGCGACACGTCCATGTCGCCATAGGCCGTCAAGGTCAGCGTCCGCGGGATCGGGGTCGCGGTCATCACCAGGACGTCGACGCCCCGGCCCTTGGACGAGAGCTGGAGCCGCTGGTGGACGCCGAACCGGTGCTGCTCGTCGATCACCGCGACGGCGAGGTCCCGGAACGCGACGTCCTCCTGGAACAGGGCATGGGTGCCGACGATGATGTCGATCTCCCCGGCCGCCAGCCGCTCGTAGATCGCCGCACGGGCCTTGCCCTTGTCTCGCCCGGTCAGCACGCCGAGCCGCACCCCGGCGGCCTCCGCCAGCGGCCCCAGCGTCTCGAAATGCTGCCGGGCCAGGATCTCGGTCGGGGCCATCAGCGCCGCCTGGGCGCCCGCCTCGACGGCGTTGAGCATGGCGAGCAGCGCCACGACGGTCTTGCCGCTGCCGACGTCGCCCTGGAGCAGGCGCAGCATGCGCCGGTCCGCCTGCATGTCGGCGTAGATCTCCTCCAGCGCCCCGGCCTGGGCGCCGGTCAGGGCGAATGGCAGGGCCGCGACCACCCTGGCCCGCAGCCGGCCGTCCCCCTTGACCGAGCGGCCCGACAGCTTGCGCTGGTGCTGGCGGATCAGGGCCAGCGCCAGCTGGTTGGACAGCAGCTCGTCGAAGGCGAGCCGGCAGCGCGGCGGCGCCAGGCCGGACAGGTCGGATTCGTCCTGAGGGTTGTGGACGGTGCCGAGGGCGGCACGCCACGACGGCCAGCCGCGCCGCGCCAGCCACGCGGGGTCCTGCCATTCCGGCAGTTCCCTGGCACTGGCCAGAGCGGAGGCCATTGCCTTGCGCAGCACCTTGGAGGCGAGGCCGGCGGTCATGGGGTAGACCGGCTCGACCGGCTCGAACTCTCCCTTGGCGTCGGCCGGGACGATATGGTCCGGATGCGCCATCTGGGGCATGCCGTTGAACCACTCGACCTTGCCGCTGACGACGACCTGCTGCTCGAGCGGGAGCTGCTTCAGCAGCCACTCGCCGCGGGCATGGAAGAATACCAGGTCGATCTCCCCGCTGTCGTCGCGGCAGCGGACTTTGTAGGGGTGGCGCGGGTTCAGCGGGGCGGAATGGTGCTCCACCCGGACCGTCAGCGTCGCGATGGCATTGTCCGGGGCGTTCGCCACGTCGGGCGCGAAGCGGCGGTCGATGATGCCGGTCGGCAGGTGCCACAGCAGGTCCGCCACATGGGGGCCGACCAGCTTCTCGGTCAGCTTGCCGAGCTTCGGCCCGAGCCCCTTCAGCGTCGTGACGGGAGCGAACAGGGGGAACAGGATGTCTGGCCGCAAGGAGCGCCCTCGTTACGCGGGATGGGATGGCGGACTTAGCCGCAGCCGGCCCGTTGTCGCAAGTTCCGCGTCGTGCTTCAATCCCGACGGACGGAACGGGATGAGGAGTGCCGGCGTGACGGTCAGGACCATGAGCCGGGGCGATGTGGATCAGGTGATCGAGTGGGCGGCCGAAGAGGGCTGGAACCCCGGGCTGGGCGACGCGGTGCCGTTCCACGCCGCCGACCCGGCCGGCTTCCTGATAGCGGAGGCGGACGACGGCCAGCCGGCCGCGGCGGTGTCCGTGGTGCGCTATGGCGAGGATCTGGGTTTCCTGGGGCTCTACATCGCCCGGCCGGAGTACCGGGGGCGCGGGTACGGCATGGCGGTGTGGCGGGCCGGGATGGAGCGTCTGGCGGGACGCACGGTCGGGCTCGACGGCGTCGTGGCCCAGCAGGACAACTACCGGAAGTCCGGCTTCGTCCTGGCGCACCGCAATGTGCGCTACCAGGGAACCGTGCCGGCGACCGGCGCGCCGGAAGGATTGACCGATCTGGCCGCGGTACCGTTCGATCGCCTGCTGGCCTATGACCGGCCGCTGTTCGGCGCGCCGCGCGCCGCCTTCCTGTCGGCCTGGACCGGCATGCCCGGAGTCGTCGGCTTGGCCGCCGCGGGAGTTGCCGGGAGCCTCGGCGGCTATGCCGTGGCGCGGCCTTGCCGGGTCGGCTGGAAGATCGGGCCGCTGTTCGCCGACGATGCGGAAAATGCTGACAAGCTGTTCCGCGGCTTGTGCGCCGCCATCCCCGGGGGCGAACAGGTGATCCTGGACGTGCCGGAGCCGAATCGCGAGGCCATGGCGCTTGCCGCGCGGTACGGCCTCGCCCCGGTGTTCGAGACCGCCCGCATGTATGCCGGTCCGCCGCCCGGCCTCGATCTCGGCCGGATCTTCGGCATCACGTCGTTCGAGCTGGGATGACCGGGCTCAAACCCCGACGCCGGCATCCGACCCCTGCCGCGCCCGGCGGCGCTGGACCAGCAGCACGGCGCCCAAGGCTCCCAGGATCACCAGGAAGGAGAGCGCGGTCGTCAGGGTGCCAAGCGCGTACAGCACCGGCGTCGTGACGTTGGTGGTCATGCCGTAGATCTCCAGCGGCAGCGTGTTGAAGCTGCCGGCCGTCATCAGGGTCCGGGCGAACTCGTCATAGGACAGGGTGAAGCCGAACAGCGCGATGCCGATGACGCTGGGGGCGATGATCGGCAGCACGACGAAGCGGATCGTCTGCCAGGGCGTGGCGCCCAGGTCGCGGGCCGCTTCCTCGTAGGCCCGGTTGAAGCGGTTGAAGATCGCGAACATGATCAGCAGGCCGAAGGGCAGGGTCCAGGTCAGGTGGGCGCCCAGCGCGGAGCTGTTCCAGTTCGGCTCGAACCCGACGATGTTGAACATCAGGCCGATGCCGAGGCTGACCAGGATCGACGGCACGATCAGGCTGGCCACCGCGACGTAGAAGATAACGCCCGAGCCCCGGAAGCGATGGCGGAAGCCCAGTCCGGCCGCGACCGAGAACAGCACGGTCACCACCATGACGATCAGCCCCAGGATGAGCGATCGGGTCAGCGCGCCGCCGAAGTCGCCGACCGCCTGCTGCTCGAACAGGTTGTGGAACCAGTGTGTCGAGACGCCGTTCATCGGGAAGGTCAACCCGCCGTTCGGACCCTGGAAAGACAGGATCACGATGGTCGCGATCGGGCCGTAGAGGAACAGCACGAACAGCCCGAAGAAGGCGGCCAGCAGGTAGAAGCCGAGCGGGCGGGGTTCCCGTCCGCGCCGTGGTTTCGCCATGGCTCACAGCTCCTTTCGGATATCGACGATGCGCAGCATCAGCGCCACCATGATCAGCACGACCAGCAGCAGCACGACCGCGTTGGCCGCCGCGGCGGGGTATTGCAGCAGGGAGATCTGGTTCGCCATCATCAGGCCGACCGAGGCGCTCTGGCCGCCGCTCATCAGGCGCACCGTGATGAAGTCGCCCATGACGAGCGTCACCACGAAGATCGACCCGATCGCGATTCCCGGCTTGCTCAGCGGGATGATGACGTTGGTCAGCACCTGCCAGCCCGAGGCCCCGGCATCGACCGCCGCCTCGACCAGGGCCCGGTCGATCCGCATCATGGAATTGAAGATCGGCACGACCATGAACAGCACGTAGAGATGCACGAAGGCCAGCACCACGGAGAAGTCCGAGAACAGCAGGAACTCCAGCGGCTCGTCGATCACGCCCATGGCGAGCAGGGTCGAGTTGAGCAACCCGTTGCGGCCGAGGAACGGGATCCACGAGATCATGCGGATGATGTTCGACGTCCAGAACGGGATGGTGCAGACCATGAACAGGGTGATCTGCCAGGTCAGCGACCGGACATGGAAGGCCACGAAATAGGCGACGGTGAAGCCGATGCCCAAGGTCAGCGCCCAGGTCAGCGCCGCGTATTTCAGCGTGTTCAGGTAGATCTGCCAGGTGACCGGCGAGGTCAGCAGCTCCTCGTAATTGAGCAGCATGAAATCCGGGATCACCCGGATCGAATCGTAATCCCAGAAGCTGACGACGACGATGGTGGCGATCGGGACGAGCAGGAACACGGCGAAGGTGAGCGTGAGCGGCGCCACCTGGAGATAGGGGGCGACCGCCGCTGCCAGACGTGTCCGGTCCAGGCGCTTCGACGTCGCCCCCTCCCGGCGCTGGGCCGGGAGGGTTTGGGTCTGGCCGGTCATGCGGCGATGAACTCGTTCCACTTGCGGAGCATGTAGCGATCCTCGTCCATGACGGCGTTCCAGCAGGCCACGGCGCCCATGCGGTCATAGAAGGAGCCGCCGTCGCGGACCGCGCCGGCCTTCTCCATCACTTTGCCCTCCGGGCTGAGGATGTCGGTCGCGGCCGGCTTGCCTTCCATCCAGAAGGCCCATTCCTCGGCGCTCATATGCTCCTTCGCGGTGTCGAGCACGGCGCTGTAGTAGCCCTGGCGGTTCAGGTAGGCGCCGACCCAGCCGGACAGGTACCAGTTGATGTACTCGTAGGCCGCTTCCAGCTCCAGCCCGCTGACATGCTTGGCGATGCCCAGGCCGCCGCCCCCGGGCGCGGTATCCTTCCTTGAGCGGCTGGTAGGTGCAGGGGATGCCCTTGGCGCGGACGGCGGCGACCGCGGGCGACCACATGGACTGGATCACGACCTCGCCCGACGCCATCAGGTTGACGCTCTCGTCGAAGGTCTTCCAGAAGGCGCGGAACTGGCCGGCCTTCTTGGCCTCGATCAGCAAGGCGATGGTCTTGTCGATCTCCGCCTTGGTCATGTTGCCCTTGTCGCCGTACTTCATCTCACCCATGGACTCCGCGACCATGGCGGCGTCCATGATGCCGATCGACGGGATGTTGAGGATCGACGCCTTGCCCTTGAAGGCGGGGTCGAGCAGGTCTTTCCACTGGGTGATCGGCTTGCCGACCAGGTCGGGGCGGATGCCCAGGGTGTCGGCGTTGTAGATGGTCGGGATCAGCGTCATCCACTGGGTCTGCGACTTGGCGAAGCTGGTGGAGTCCTTGCCCTCGACGAAGCCCACTGTGTGCGGCGCCGTGCCTTGCGCGATGGACGATTCGGGAGTCAGCTTGCCCGTGATGAAGAGCGGGACGATCTTGTCGAAGTTCTTGATCTTGCCGACGTCCATCGGCTGCATGACGCCGGCCGGGAAGACCTTCTTGCAGATCCAGTATTCGATGTCGGCGATATCGTAGGACTTGGGCTGGGTGACCGCGCGCTGGGACACCGCGTCGCTGTCCAGCGCCGTCATCTGGAGGGTGAAGCCCAGGTCCTGCTTCACCTTCTCGGCGACCGCGTTGAGGTTGGAAACGCCGGTGCCGAACTGGCGCAGCGTCACGTTCTTGATGTTCTGCGCCCAGATCGTCGGGAACCCGGTGATGGCGCCGCTGCCGACGGCGAGGCCTGCCGCCGCCGCTGTCCCCTTCAGCGCCTGCCGGCGGGTGATGCCATGGGTCGCCGGCTTCGGCGGATTGGTGGAGTCGCTGCTCATCTCTGAAGCCTCTCGGTTTTCTTGTTTGTCGGTGTCGTTTGTCGGGATGCCCGCCCTACGGGATCAGGCGGCGAGCGGGTGCATGTCTTCCCCGGCCCAGACGGCGGTTACCCTGTCGCCGGCGTTGAGAGGGGCCGCGAAGAAGGCCTGTTCGGTGACGGTCACGGCGAATTCCTCGACGCCCGGGGACGCCAGGCGCAGATGGACCATCGGCCCCTGGTACTCGACCAGACGGACCGTGCCGGTGAAGCTGTTGGGTCCGGCCGTGGACTGGTCGTGCAGGAGGCGGATCTTGTCGGTCCGGACGGCGAACTGCCGGCCGGCGGCGCCGTCGAGGAACGACAGGACGTTGTGGCCGCCGATGAAGCGGGCGACGAAGGCGTCGCGCGGCCGGTTGAACACCTCGCGCGGGGAGCCGGCCTGGGCGATCCGCCCGTTGTTCATCACGACGACCAGGTCGGCCAGCGCCAGGGCTTCCTCCTGGCCGTGGGTGACGTGGATGAAGCTGATCCCAAGCTCGCGCTGGAGGCGCTTCAGCTCCTCCCGCATCTTGACCCGCAGGAAGGGGTCGAGCGCAGACAGCGGCTCATCCAGCAGCAGGGCGCTGGGGTTGGTGATCAGCGCCCGGGCGAGGGCGACCCGCTGCTGCTGGCCGCCGGAAAGCTGGGCGGGCAGCCGCTCGGCATACTTGTCCATCTGGACCAGTCCGAGCAGGTCCATCGCCTTGGCCCGGCGCTCGGGCTTGGAGACCCCCTTCAGCTTCAGGCTGAAGGCGACGTTGTCCACGCAGGTGAGGTGCGGGAACAGCGCGTAGCTCTGGAACATCATCGCCGTGCCGCGCCGGGCCGGCGGCAGGTCGTTGATGTGCGTATCGCCGAGAAGTATGTCGCCGTCGGTTACGGATTCATGTCCCGCGATCATCCGGAGCGTCGAAGTCTTGCCGCAGCCGCTGGGTCCCAGGAGGCAGCAATAGGTTCCCGCCGGAATGCGAAGGTCGATCGAGTCGACCGCCGTTACCGGCCCATACATCTTGGTGACCGCAGCGAGTTCGATATCCGCCGGTCCGGCCATTCGTCTCTACTCCACCCTGTCTCTTTGACTTGCCGATCATCAGCAGGCCACTCTTCAGCAATTTGGGTGCCAGGGAGGGCGGATGGGCGGATACGGAGCCGGATGCCTGTGAAGCCGGAGGAGAATGGTCAAATTGTATTCAAATCAGGATCTATTGCATGATTTTTAGGCAAACCCGATGACCTTCGGCATCGTGGTCGGCATGGAGGCCGAGGCCCGTATCGCCCGCCGGTCGGGCTTGCCGGTGGCGTTGGCCGGTGGAGCGCCGCGACTGCTCGCCGAAGGTGCCGACGGCCTGATCAGCTTCGGCATCGCAGGGGGCTTGGCACCCGGTCTCGCCCCCGGGACGCTCGTGGTCGCGTCCGAGGTGATCCTGGAGGGCGGCGACCGCCTGCCGGCCGGCCTGCCGCCGGGATACGCGGTGCCGAAGGCAGC
This Skermanella mucosa DNA region includes the following protein-coding sequences:
- a CDS encoding DUF502 domain-containing protein produces the protein MGGKPLRIGLMGRLRAYFLAGILVTAPVAITLYLAWAVINLIDTAVSQLLPAQYNPENYLPFSIPGLGVVIVIMALTLTGALTAGVIGRLVVRAGEAVLARMPVVRSVYGATKQILETVLANQSAAFREVVLIEYPRRGIWTLGFITGHTQGEVQDLTVDDVVNVFIPTTPNPTSGFLLFVPRSDLHVLEMTVEEGIKMVVSGGIVTPPDRRPVARRGDVGEHARVPETVD
- a CDS encoding ABC transporter ATP-binding protein — encoded protein: MAGPADIELAAVTKMYGPVTAVDSIDLRIPAGTYCCLLGPSGCGKTSTLRMIAGHESVTDGDILLGDTHINDLPPARRGTAMMFQSYALFPHLTCVDNVAFSLKLKGVSKPERRAKAMDLLGLVQMDKYAERLPAQLSGGQQQRVALARALITNPSALLLDEPLSALDPFLRVKMREELKRLQRELGISFIHVTHGQEEALALADLVVVMNNGRIAQAGSPREVFNRPRDAFVARFIGGHNVLSFLDGAAGRQFAVRTDKIRLLHDQSTAGPNSFTGTVRLVEYQGPMVHLRLASPGVEEFAVTVTEQAFFAAPLNAGDRVTAVWAGEDMHPLAA
- a CDS encoding GNAT family N-acetyltransferase; the encoded protein is MRSAGVTVRTMSRGDVDQVIEWAAEEGWNPGLGDAVPFHAADPAGFLIAEADDGQPAAAVSVVRYGEDLGFLGLYIARPEYRGRGYGMAVWRAGMERLAGRTVGLDGVVAQQDNYRKSGFVLAHRNVRYQGTVPATGAPEGLTDLAAVPFDRLLAYDRPLFGAPRAAFLSAWTGMPGVVGLAAAGVAGSLGGYAVARPCRVGWKIGPLFADDAENADKLFRGLCAAIPGGEQVILDVPEPNREAMALAARYGLAPVFETARMYAGPPPGLDLGRIFGITSFELG
- a CDS encoding Crp/Fnr family transcriptional regulator, which translates into the protein MSEVQAASLDRIDLLASLTPEERAAIVRQCSWRRYKADEQIIDHLSGTRDACLVVEGRVRVVMFSLSGREISFDDVSAGGYMGELSALDGDPRSATVVALTDTLIAFVPPRLFQEIVTTHPKVALMLMQRMAAVIRSATGRIMDLSTLGANNRVHAELVRLAKPGLKPDNTAEISPIPVHGDIASRVSTTRETVARVLSDLARSGIVERRSHALVVKDYSRLVDMVEEVRGE
- the recG gene encoding ATP-dependent DNA helicase RecG; amino-acid sequence: MRPDILFPLFAPVTTLKGLGPKLGKLTEKLVGPHVADLLWHLPTGIIDRRFAPDVANAPDNAIATLTVRVEHHSAPLNPRHPYKVRCRDDSGEIDLVFFHARGEWLLKQLPLEQQVVVSGKVEWFNGMPQMAHPDHIVPADAKGEFEPVEPVYPMTAGLASKVLRKAMASALASARELPEWQDPAWLARRGWPSWRAALGTVHNPQDESDLSGLAPPRCRLAFDELLSNQLALALIRQHQRKLSGRSVKGDGRLRARVVAALPFALTGAQAGALEEIYADMQADRRMLRLLQGDVGSGKTVVALLAMLNAVEAGAQAALMAPTEILARQHFETLGPLAEAAGVRLGVLTGRDKGKARAAIYERLAAGEIDIIVGTHALFQEDVAFRDLAVAVIDEQHRFGVHQRLQLSSKGRGVDVLVMTATPIPRTLTLTAYGDMDVSRLTEKPPGRKPVTTITIPIDRLEEVIAGVRRKIAEGARVYWVCPLVEESELVDLAAATDRHALLRAEIGERVGLVHGKMKPTEKDAVMAAFAGGDLDVLVATTVIEVGVNVPEASVMVIEHAERFGLAQLHQLRGRIGRGTAASTCLLLYDTPLSQTSKARLTIMKETEDGFLIAEEDLRLRGAGEVLGTRQSGLPEFRMADLAVHGDLLAVARDDARLILERDPELQTERGKALRVLLYLFERDQAVKYLRSG
- a CDS encoding ABC transporter substrate-binding protein; protein product: MSSDSTNPPKPATHGITRRQALKGTAAAAGLAVGSGAITGFPTIWAQNIKNVTLRQFGTGVSNLNAVAEKVKQDLGFTLQMTALDSDAVSQRAVTQPKSYDIADIEYWICKKVFPAGVMQPMDVGKIKNFDKIVPLFITGKLTPESSIAQGTAPHTVGFVEGKDSTSFAKSQTQWMTLIPTIYNADTLGIRPDLVGKPITQWKDLLDPAFKGKASILNIPSIGIMDAAMVAESMGEMKYGDKGNMTKAEIDKTIALLIEAKKAGQFRAFWKTFDESVNLMASGEVVIQSMWSPAVAAVRAKGIPCTYQPLKEGYRARGRRPGHRQACQRAGAGSGLRVHQLVPVRLGRRLPEPPGLLQRRARHREGAYERRGMGLLDGRQAGRDRHPQPGGQSDGEGRRGPRRRLLL
- a CDS encoding ABC transporter permease, coding for MTGQTQTLPAQRREGATSKRLDRTRLAAAVAPYLQVAPLTLTFAVFLLVPIATIVVVSFWDYDSIRVIPDFMLLNYEELLTSPVTWQIYLNTLKYAALTWALTLGIGFTVAYFVAFHVRSLTWQITLFMVCTIPFWTSNIIRMISWIPFLGRNGLLNSTLLAMGVIDEPLEFLLFSDFSVVLAFVHLYVLFMVVPIFNSMMRIDRALVEAAVDAGASGWQVLTNVIIPLSKPGIAIGSIFVVTLVMGDFITVRLMSGGQSASVGLMMANQISLLQYPAAAANAVVLLLVVLIMVALMLRIVDIRKEL
- a CDS encoding ABC transporter permease; protein product: MAKPRRGREPRPLGFYLLAAFFGLFVLFLYGPIATIVILSFQGPNGGLTFPMNGVSTHWFHNLFEQQAVGDFGGALTRSLILGLIVMVVTVLFSVAAGLGFRHRFRGSGVIFYVAVASLIVPSILVSLGIGLMFNIVGFEPNWNSSALGAHLTWTLPFGLLIMFAIFNRFNRAYEEAARDLGATPWQTIRFVVLPIIAPSVIGIALFGFTLSYDEFARTLMTAGSFNTLPLEIYGMTTNVTTPVLYALGTLTTALSFLVILGALGAVLLVQRRRARQGSDAGVGV
- a CDS encoding chloride channel protein, with amino-acid sequence MSEATRQTSGAKTQDAKSKSGSPSGQADQSRLGRRLSLSIPTRKLRNSELVLILVSGLLGGVVGFGVMLLHDFVGFLHHLVFDLEEGRYLSEGVGIAPATMLLVPALGGLLVGTLMFFVRRWRPGEIVDPIEANALFGGKMSLVDSFRLTVSTLISNGCGASVGMEAAYTQTGSGLSSTVGQVMRLRRGDLRILTGCGAAAAIAAAFNAPLAGAFYAFELVIGSYTLAALAPVAVAAVTATLVARMTLGVAPIFTVDVTRIGVEAFDYAAFALVGFASGWLGILTMQAVTVSERLFRMMAPQIWLRPAVGGFCVGLLAIAVPQVLGSGHGALQLSLDGQIALPVLLALLSAKILASAISLGSGFRGGLFSSSLFLGSLFGGVLAEVTMSLYPQLTVSDTAFMLVGMGSVAAAIIGAPITMVMLVLEITADFPATLGVLTGVVVSSVVVRKAFGYSFATWRFHLRGVPIRGAHDVGWIEDLTVGRLMRRDQKIVTEDMKVAALRRIYPLGSVKQVFVVDESGQYMGLVDMAAVHNPDLDERAEDVQISELARNIRYFLLPRTNVRTALKHFSEAEEETLPVLDGPTTRKIAGYLTEAYALRRYNQELEKQRSDELGMKNLYGAD